A segment of the Superficieibacter sp. HKU1 genome:
CCGCCATCGTAAAAAGGAAAATGTATGTTTGATCTGGACAATATCACCGCAGAACCAGTACAGGAAAATGACCTCGAAGAAGTCGTGATGGGGCTAATTATTAATTCAGGTCAGGCGCGTAGTCTGGCTTATACGGCGTTAAAGCAAGCCAAGCAGGGCGATTTTACGGCAGCGAAACAAACGATGGAGCAATCGCGCATTGCCCTGAATGACGCGCACCGGGTACAGACCCAGCTCATCGAGAGTGATGAAGGCGAGGGGAAAATGAAGGTGAGCCTGGTGCTGGTTCATGCGCAGGATCATCTTATGACGTCGATGCTGGCCCGCGAGCTGATTGCTGAATTGATCGAACTTCATGAGAAGGTACAATAGGTTATCGACACACTAAGGCAGCCGAAGATGATGACCATGGAAATTAACACCGCACGGGAACAGCAACTGTTTAACGGCCGCAATTTTCATGTCTTCATCTACAACAAAACGGAAAGCGTGAGTGGTCTGCACCAGCACGACTACTATGAGTTCACGCTGGTGCTTACGGGGCGCTACTACCAGGAAATCAACGGTAAGCGGGTTCTGCTTGAACGAGGTGATTTTGTGTTCATCCCGTTAGGTTCGCATCACCAGAGCTTTTACGAGTTTGGGGCGACGCGCATTCTGAATGTGGGGATAAGCAAAGATTTTTTTGCCACTCACTATCAGCCGTTGATGCCATACTGCCTGGTAGCTTCGCAGGTTTACTCTGTTAAAAATTCGTTTCTCAACTATATCGAATCAGTAATTGCCTCGCTGCATTTTCGCGAAACTGAATTTGATGAGTTCATAGAAGTTGTGTCTTTTTATATTATTAACCGCTTGCGGCATTATCGTGAAGATCAATCGCAGGATGTGATTCCACAGTGGCTTAAAACAACCGTAGAAGCCATGCACGATAAAATGAAGTTTGGCGAAGGTGCGCTTGAAAATATGGTTGCGCTTTCCGGGAAGTCTCAGGAGTATTTAACGCGCGCAACGCAGCGTTACTATAGTAAAACGCCAATGCAGATCATTAATGATATCCGCATTAACTTTGCCATGAAACAACTGGAAATTACGAATTACTCCGTCACCGATATTGCCTATGAGTCGGGATACAGTAGCCCAAGTTTGTTTATTAAAACATTCAAAAAGCTGACGTCCTTTACCCCAAGCAATTACCGCAAGCGACTGACGGTTATCAAGTAAAACAATTCACGCGCTACGGTATTTTCCGTAGTTATGCGACAGTAAATTACTATCCGCGCTGAATGTGGAGGCGTTATTGCATTCATCGGAATGGAACATGAGGAAGAAAGAATGAGCGAGAAATTAAAAGTTGTCACCATTGGCGGTGGCAGTAGCTATACGCCGGAATTACTGGAAGGTTTTATTAAGCGCTATCACGAACTGCCGGTAAGCGAACTGTGGCTGGTGGATGTGGAAGAAGGCCAGGAGAAACTCGATATTATTCACAGCCTGTGTCAGCGGATGGTGGAAAAGGCGGGCGTGCCGCTGAAAGTCTTTAAAACGCTGGATCGCCGCGAGGCGCTGCAGGGCGCAGATTTCGTCACCACCCAGCTACGCGTCGGCCAGCTGAAAGCGCGTGAAAAGGACGAGCGTATTCCGTTAAGCCACGGCTATCTGGGCCAGGAAACTAACGGCGCGGGTGGCCTGTTCAAGGGCCTGCGTACCATTCCGGTTATCTTTGACATCATTAAGGATGTTGAAGAAATCTGCCCGAACGCGTGGATCGTCAACTTCACCAACCCGGCCGGGATGGTGACCGAGGCGGTGTATCGTCACACCAGCTTTAAACGCTTTATCGGCGTGTGCAACGTGCCTGTCGGCATGAAAATGTTTATTCACGACGTGCTGAAGCTGGAAGACAACGACGATCTGTCGCTCGATCTGTTCGGTCTGAACCATATGGTGTTTATAAAGGATGTGCTGGTCAACGGTCAGTCGCGTTTTGCCGAGCTGATCGACGGCGTGGCCTCCGGGACGCTGACCGCGAGAACCGTCAAAAATATCTTTGGTCTGCCGTTCAGTGAAGGGCTGATCCGGTCGCTTAACCTGCTGCCGTGCTCCTATCTGCTGTATTACTTCAAGCACAAGGAGATGCTGGCGATTGAGATGGGCGAATTCTATAAAGGCGGCGCGCGGGCGCAGGTCGTGCAGCAGCTGGAAAAACAGCTTTTCGAACTGTATAAAGATCCGCATCTGAATGTGAAGCCGGCGGAGCTGGAGCAGCGCGGCGGCGCGTATTACTCCGATGCCGCCTGTGAAGTCATTAACGCGATTTACAATGACAAGCAGACGGAGCATTACATTAATATTCCGCACCGGGGAAGCGTGCAGAATATCCCGCAGGACTGGACGGTGGAGATGACCTGCCTGCTGGGCCGCAACGGCGCGACGCCGCACCCGCGCATCACCCAGTTTGATGAAAAGGTGCTGGGGCTGATCCACTCCATCAAATGTTTTGAAGTTGCAGCCAGCAGGGCGGCGCTGAGCGGCGAATTTAACGATGCGTTACTGGCGCTGAACCTGAACCCGCTGATGCGTTCCGACAACGATGCTGAAGTGCTGGTCCGCGAACTGCTGCTGGCGCATGAGGCGCATCTGCCGCAGTTTGCGAAAGCAATTGCCGCCATCAAATCATCGCAGCAATGACAGGAGGTACCAGGTGCAACGTTTATTGATCGTCAACGCGGATGACTTTGGATTAAGCAAAGGCGTGAATGCCGGCATTATTGAGGCCGCGCGGAATGGCGTGGTGACGTCCACCACGGCAATGATGAATGCGCCGGCGGTGGAACACGCCGCAGAACTCAGCGCGCAGACGCCGCACCTTGGCGTCGGGCTGCATTTTGTGCTCAGCTTTGGTTGTCCTCTGACCGACATGCCGTCGCTGGCGCGGGACGGCAGGCTGGGGAAATGGGTCTGGGACGTGGCAGAGCAGGGCGCGTTAAATCCGCAGGAGGTTGAGCGCGAACTGGCCTGCCAGTATCAGCGTTTTCTGGATGTTTTTGGCCGTGCGCCCACGCATATAGACAGCCATCATCATGTCCATCTGATCCCCCAGGTGTATGCCATTGTCGCTAAATTTGCCGGTGAGAAAGGGCTGCCGGTGCGTATCGACCGGGAGGTGGCGGTGCAAAACGCAATCAGGCTTACCGACGAGCGCAGCAGTGACAGCTTCGCCAGCACCTTTTATGCGGAAAACGTCAGCGAGGCATTTTTCCTCACCCTGCTGGACGAGGCGGCGGCGCGCAATGACCGGTCGACTGAAATCATGTGTCATCCCGGCTTTGTCGACAAGCTGCTGCAGGAGAGCAAATATTGTTATCCGCGTCTGGAAGAGCTTGAGGTATTGACGGCACCGTCGTTAAAAGCGGCGGTGACCGCGCGGGGCTTCCGGCTGGGCAATTTCAGCGATCTGTGAAAATAAAACCGCAGCGCCAACACGCTGCGGTTCAAATAGCTGACAAACCTGTTTGCCAATGTATGCGCCGTTTTGCCGGGTGGCGGCTTCGCCTTACCCGGCCTACGAAAACCATCAATATCAACGCATTATTCATAACCCGTAGGCCTGTGCAAGCGAAGCGCCGCCAGGCATAATTCTACGGTATAACTAAAACCGCAGCGCCAGTGCGCTGCGGTTTTTCCTTACGCCGGGATACTGGCGATTTTGCTGCTGCGTGACCACACACGGTGCGCGGCCAGCAGGGTAATGAGTTCTTTTACCGTCGCCGCAGAAATCGTGTCGGCTTCGATAATTCCCTCTTCCCCCTGATCATCAACGTTCAGCGTCGCTTTAAACTCACGCGCATCCCCTGCCAGCACGATAGGCTTGAGGTGCTTATAGGCTTCCAGCAGATAGTAATTCGCTTCGCCGCTGGCCTTCAGACTGGTCAGATCGCCCCCGGGCACAATCACCGCATCAACGGTCAGCGACGGCGCACCAGCAAAGGTTGCCATCACGTTCAGCGCGCTGCCATCGTCAGCTTTAATCTCGCCCATACGCGAATAAAGCAGTTTAGCGTGTACGCCTTCCGCCTTCAGGCCCTTCAGCAGTGCCAGCAAATCAGCCGACTTCACCTTATCGTTCAGCAATACGCCTACCACGCGTCCTTTAACGCTGCCGCCAGGAATGGCGTACAGGCTCAGCGACGGGTCCTTTTTCAGTCCGTTGACATCGGCTGGCGGCGTCACTGCCAGCTGTTCATCGGTCA
Coding sequences within it:
- the chbA gene encoding PTS N,N'-diacetylchitobiose transporter subunit IIA; this encodes MFDLDNITAEPVQENDLEEVVMGLIINSGQARSLAYTALKQAKQGDFTAAKQTMEQSRIALNDAHRVQTQLIESDEGEGKMKVSLVLVHAQDHLMTSMLARELIAELIELHEKVQ
- the chbR gene encoding transcriptional regulator ChbR — translated: MMTMEINTAREQQLFNGRNFHVFIYNKTESVSGLHQHDYYEFTLVLTGRYYQEINGKRVLLERGDFVFIPLGSHHQSFYEFGATRILNVGISKDFFATHYQPLMPYCLVASQVYSVKNSFLNYIESVIASLHFRETEFDEFIEVVSFYIINRLRHYREDQSQDVIPQWLKTTVEAMHDKMKFGEGALENMVALSGKSQEYLTRATQRYYSKTPMQIINDIRINFAMKQLEITNYSVTDIAYESGYSSPSLFIKTFKKLTSFTPSNYRKRLTVIK
- a CDS encoding 6-phospho-beta-glucosidase — protein: MSEKLKVVTIGGGSSYTPELLEGFIKRYHELPVSELWLVDVEEGQEKLDIIHSLCQRMVEKAGVPLKVFKTLDRREALQGADFVTTQLRVGQLKAREKDERIPLSHGYLGQETNGAGGLFKGLRTIPVIFDIIKDVEEICPNAWIVNFTNPAGMVTEAVYRHTSFKRFIGVCNVPVGMKMFIHDVLKLEDNDDLSLDLFGLNHMVFIKDVLVNGQSRFAELIDGVASGTLTARTVKNIFGLPFSEGLIRSLNLLPCSYLLYYFKHKEMLAIEMGEFYKGGARAQVVQQLEKQLFELYKDPHLNVKPAELEQRGGAYYSDAACEVINAIYNDKQTEHYINIPHRGSVQNIPQDWTVEMTCLLGRNGATPHPRITQFDEKVLGLIHSIKCFEVAASRAALSGEFNDALLALNLNPLMRSDNDAEVLVRELLLAHEAHLPQFAKAIAAIKSSQQ
- the chbG gene encoding chitin disaccharide deacetylase, producing the protein MQRLLIVNADDFGLSKGVNAGIIEAARNGVVTSTTAMMNAPAVEHAAELSAQTPHLGVGLHFVLSFGCPLTDMPSLARDGRLGKWVWDVAEQGALNPQEVERELACQYQRFLDVFGRAPTHIDSHHHVHLIPQVYAIVAKFAGEKGLPVRIDREVAVQNAIRLTDERSSDSFASTFYAENVSEAFFLTLLDEAAARNDRSTEIMCHPGFVDKLLQESKYCYPRLEELEVLTAPSLKAAVTARGFRLGNFSDL